The following coding sequences are from one Pecten maximus unplaced genomic scaffold, xPecMax1.1, whole genome shotgun sequence window:
- the LOC117319889 gene encoding lactadherin-like, whose amino-acid sequence MFEVNVAPGDLGFRLHLEPYFDISPCNSSLVTGPFGVEDDALTAPLPYHSDSRVHPLYARLSSPINHAFIGPYLQVRLRGKSMITGFVTKGRPGLGQYIKTYRVQYSNTGTEWREVKDINGAVKIFTGNMNTKSLSESILHLAITGSWIRVVPMTWKIAAAFRVEILGCPIFQPGTRTCWKANNVTGIPTFDIFSTTKTNLGECGKECHGHDECHGFTFNHVSGLCQGHSHSNYLNVTLHPIKGADGSSSSLLFGKQEACP is encoded by the exons ATGTTTGAAGTGAACGTGGCACCCGGTGACCTTGGCTTTAGGTTGCATCTTGAGCCATATTTTGACATCT CTCCATGTAACTCAAGCCTTGTGACTGGTCCTTTCGGAGTAGAAGACGATGCCCTCACGGCACCATTGCCTTACCACTCTGACTCACGAGTCCATCCACTGTATGCCAGACTGTCTTCTCCGATTAACCACGCTTTCATTGGTCCCTATCTTCAG gTCAGGTTGAGAGGAAAATCTATGATAACAGGATTTGTGACAAAGGGGAGACCCGGATTGGGAcaatacataaaaacatacaGGGTTCAATATAGCAACACTGGTACCGAATGGAGGGAGGTCAAGGACATCAACGGGGCCGTCAAA ATATTTACCGGGAACATGAACACTAAGAGTCTTTCTGAATCAATCCTTCACTTGGCAATTACTGGTTCGTGGATCCGCGTAGTCCCGATGACTTGGAAAATCGCTGCTGCATTCCGTGTTGAAATTCTTGGTTGTCCAATTTTCCAGCCAG GAACTCGGACATGTTGGAAGGCAAACAACGTGACAGGAATCCCAACTTTCGACATCTTTAGTACAACCAAGACAAATCTGGGCGAGTGTGGAAAGGAATGTCACGGACATGATGAGTGCCATGGTTTCACCTTCAACCACGTGTCTGGtctatgtcaaggtcacagccaTAGTAACTACCTGAACGTCACATTACATCCAATTAAAGGAGCTGATGGTAGTAGCTCTTCACTTCTGTTTGGGAAACAGGAGGCGTGCCCGTAA